DNA from Brassica napus cultivar Da-Ae chromosome C4, Da-Ae, whole genome shotgun sequence:
ACAACGCATCAAGTCCGGTATTGTCTTTTCGTTTGCTGACACGACACCACCTCTTGTTTGCACTTACCACTTACCCGGCAGCTATACTTGCCGAGACACTttgagcatgattattgggggttCTTAGAGCAGTGTTAATGGGCGTGCTTAAAGGGGGGAACTtagcataaaattaatataatagtgGGTGGGACCTACACAAAAATTAAGCACTTGTACTTCTTCTGCCTAATTAAGTGCCTGGGTTAGCCCTGTTACGCGGggcccactgacacgtggcggcctgCGATcgtttcgtttttatttttttttaaatcagagaaaaaaccaaaaaaaattaagcacccCAAATAGGGTGCtagggttaatggtgctcttaggGTGAGattcttaacggaatataagaatccgtctcttaatttttaatttaaaaagttaagagccggttcttaaatacgagttttaagagccggttcttaacttttttagttaaaagttaagagacgggttcttatattccgataaTAACCCAACTCTAAGAACATAATCATGTTCTTAATTGGCTATCAGCCACCACCAGGAGGGACCCGCCAATCCTTGGTTCGTGTATTTATTTACACCGAAAACACGCAAACACATAggagaaaaactttttttatatatagtaaaaGAAAGGAGCATTGTAATGTATCCGTGGTTGGTTAGCATTTGGTCACATGACTGCTTTTCTTCACCTCTCCAACAAGCTTGCAGAAAAAGGGCACGAGATCGTTTTCTTGCTCCCCAAGAAAGCTCTAGACCAGGTCAAACCTCTTAACCTCTACCCAAATCTCATCACTTTCCACACCCAGAGCCGGGCTTGTGGGGGAGTGAAGTGAAACATTTGAATGGGGCCTCCACCCCAAGGGACCcccattttcaaaaaatatttgtgtaactgagttattttttgtaaactaaactAACACTACAGAATAAAATAACTCTGTTATCAGTCttcagaaataattttctttGTAAACTCACTTACGTTTTAAGAAACTAAACCTATTGTtacttagatttttttctttgtcgacataattttttttgtaaattatttttcgCAAGGAAAACCATTACTAtggttataatataaaatattttttagtaaaatttatgaaaaaatataaagggaatataaataaacttttttctGCTAAAACTTTGAATATAAATAAACttgtagtaaaaaaaattagattaggGCCCCCAATTCTTCAAGACCGGCTCTGGTCACAAGGCAAAGCTTCTTGGCAATATGAATCGATAACAGATTCATATGTAACCCTCGACTTAAAAGTCTGTTGAGAAAGAAGCATATATTATGGGAGACATGCTAACGGAAAAATATTcttcaaacaaaaacaattagaaATGTCACCAAATCATTGAGTTTATCAGGTTCATCATAAAATCAATTTAGCTTCaatcaaataacatataatgACTTAaataatctattctattaaaactaaagtacaAAATAATACTTGCATATTTTTAAGTGGATTTTTAcagatttttatttcttttttgacTAATTCTAACCggttcatttattattttcgttAAGTGTTTTACATCTTTTACCTTCCTTTTTCACTATTCCAAATTACttcattaattgtatttaccataataatttgatgtcatttattttacatattaacCATAATAATTTCATGTGTCATTTAAAAGAAATTGCTCTATTAGTGAAAAGAATTCAAACCGGTtaacaaaattgtttttatttgtttacataATCAGTTAGACATGGACATTCAAATATATGTTCAGATATAGATCGGTTTTTACGGGTATAAggtttttgaatttaaaaaaaataaactatgtttatattttattaattttcggACAGGGTTCGAATTTGATTTTTCCGAGTCTAGGTAAGTTTTTAGGAacctcaaaatatttaaatagcctatatgtttaaaattttcaccgaacaatttataaaaaagtaaaaactaacACCCAAACTCTAGCTATTATAACCTAAAATCAATTGGTGTTAAATGAATAGatcatttatcttatatattattcgGTGATCCGttccatctatcttatataataaTCATGCACATATGAAGCTTAAAAGGAAATTTAATTTCGCATGACTAGAAATTGTAAAGCTAGCGTGAAACAAATACAAATCTTAAAACGATGATCGATGAAGTTTCACATATAACTGAGTCACTAACATAAAATCCAttgttattaaatattaatgttgTGCAGAACTtagtatatatgaaaacaaaatgaaTCTTGGTGAAACTATAACAAACTTGATGATCTTATAATATAGGAAAATGAATCTACCTTATTTTTACCACATTTAATTTGCTACATTTCGTGGAATAACAGCTGGCATGCATCTTAGCAATGCCTTGGCATTTAAAGTCCAGAAGAAGAGTTCCTTAGCTCCTTGACCACCTGCACCATTTTTGGAACTTCACCTCTAAGACCGATGCATCTTTCTGAGAGGAAAAGGAAAGCTTTCATTCGGCAACGCTCTTCTTCTGAAACTTCACCCATTTTCTCTAACATCTTTAGATCCACGATCTCATCAATTCTCCCCTCTCCAATGGATTTGGACAACCAATTTGGAAACTTCctcttttctaaaattttccAATCATCCCGGCCATAAAACTCACGAAATCTTTCTTCTCCTGTCAGAAGCTTTTGCATGAGACTTCCAAAGCTAAACACATCAGTTTTCTCCGAGACAAGGCCGTTGATCATATAATTATCATCCATGTAATCATAATCTCCCCCAACGCAACGAAAGCCAAGCTTGACAAACGTTTCTCCTTGTGGAATTAAGACACAATTGGAGAAATCAGTAAGCTTGGCAACACCATCTTCACCCAATAGGATATTCTGAATATACATATTCCTATATATTAAGGGCCTTGAGAAAGCAGTGTGAAGATAAGCTAAAGCAGTTGCAATCTCCTCTGCTATCTTCATTCTCTTGTTCCACGATAGTAACATTAACTGTAAATCTAGACGACAATACTGTTTCTTTGCATCATAATAAACAATGACAGGGAATCTAAACTCAAGACAACATCCGACCAACTTCATAAAGTTCTTGTGACCACTCACCATCGATGATATAGCTATATCGCGGGCACCTCGATAAAAGTCTCTAGGGTAATCTGGATGTCCACGCCATAGTTTCTTGACTAGTATCGTGCGATGGCTATCGAGCATACCTGAATACCATTTTCCATGACCAAATAGTTTAGAGACACAAGTACACTCAGAGAGATTGTCGGTGGCCTTGAGGATATCATCAGCAGAGAAGAATTTGATGGGATTGGATTTGCCATCACAACATTCGATTAGCTCTTCTAACAATATCTCCCCTCTCTCTCGCCCTCTAACCAACCTCTGTTTTTTAACAAGGGCTCCTGACTTCTTTCTCTTGCACCAATCCATCTCAGAATAGAACCTAAATTACACAGATTGAAGGCCAATGCTGAGTTGAATAGtcaaagaaattaaaaaaaaaaaccctcaagATCGTAcgatttaaaaagtaaaaaatatttgtacatATATAAAGTCGCCGTTGAATATTCCTCCACAAACGGTTTCGGCGCGACGAAACTTGGGAGAACTTTCATAATACGTCGTCACATGAATGTccctcttctttttttaacatCTGTCTATATCTAAGgactttttcttgggttcaccccctagggtgaacctttaggttcaccaaccaatagaaagttgtcattttagatctagtatcttttaattaaggaaacaaaataacttgccaaattatattatgcttttaaaataaaaaataaaaaattaagtaaataaaaataacaatagttctaaaaaaatattgtttaaaaaaatatttatttttaagatttagagtttagtgtttaagatttataatttagaatttatccaaatgtttagtgtttttccaagggtttagggtttacctacgggtttagggtttacccaagggtttagagtttacccaagggtttaaggttttcccaagggtttagggtttaggattagagtttagggtttagtgttttgttgacaacatgtttagtgtttttccaagggtttaggggttttacccaaggatttagggtttacttaaggatttagggtttaggatttgagtttagggtttagtattagagtttagggtttagtgttttgttgacaacatttttttttttgaattcgttttttatatattatttttatttatttttaaattttattttgaaaaaataatataatttgcaagttatttggtttccttaattaaaagatactagatttaaaatgacaactttctattggttggtgaacctaaaggttcaccctagggggtgaacccaagaataactcatatCTAAGACCATGGTTATTGCAGTTTCttaatagggtttttaaacaaattacatcatttaattaatgaaaattaaatgaaattatagtTACCGATCCTTAATCTGAGATTTTTGGCACCGATCCTTAGCTATAGGAAGAGCAGGGTAAacctcaaatatatatatttttttctctttttcgggacttcttcgtcttctctttgttttctccgACGGGGATGGCATTCAATCATCGTCTCTAAATCTCCTCTCTGCTCCTTCGAAACCCTAAAGTACTCTTCGATGGCGGAAGTAGAGAACAAAAGTCACGAGACCTGGATTCCTCGCGTCGAAGCTGAAGGTCTTCCCCAGCGTTTCGCTTCAAGGATCGTAGAGCTGATTTTGCTGTTAAGGTATATAGTAAACGTTTAGATtcgttttcttttcttatgtGAACGATTGTTCTCGTAGATTGTGATTGTTGAGCGTATGTTGTTGTAGACGAACTTGACAGTGTGTGGTGAGGAGCTATTTGGTTTCTCAGTTAAGTTTGATTTGGTAGGTTACGTGTGATTTTTGCTAGATTTTGAGCTGATTCGTGTCGATTTAGAGTTTAATCTTTACACGTTTTGTGATTTGTTAATTTCTTTTGCAGGAAGTAGTATCAATGGGTAGTGAAAGTGATTCGATATAAGAGAAAGCTGCTGCTCGTAAAGAGGCACTTAGAGCTCTGAGAGCAGCTCAGGTACTTTTTGAGAGCAAGGAAGAGGGAGATGGTGATGCTGCTGTTGAAGAAGAGTGAGTATGCTTTGTTATTTGGCATGAATCATTGAAAAAAGCAAACTTGTCAAAGATATTTAGGGAAGGAacgatttgattagaatgtggTTGTTGATGATATGCTTCTTGTTGTGTGTTGGTTAAAGCAAAAGAAGTAGCTCCCAAGATAAAGAGCTTCAGGATGGTAAAGTTTCACCACCGGGAGGGTCCTTGTTGTCTTATATACACTCTGCTCCACCTCTTAAGGTAAGCTCTATATATACATTCCAGCGCTGTTTTGGAGTTTAGCACTTATCAATACATCTATTTGCAGCTAAAACAAAATGGATGGGTTGGAAACTTTGAGCATCATGTACTTGCAGTTGGGAATAGCGATTGTTAATGACTTCAAAAGTGTTGAAGGAGACAGAGCAATGGGACTTCAGTCTCTCCCAGTAGCTTTTGGCACTGAGGCTGCAAAATGGATATGCGTTAGTGTTATAGACGCTACTCAGCTCTCTGTTGCCGGTATGTAGTATGACTTCTATTTCTTGTGTTTGATCTTATGAACTAGATGATCATTAGTGAATGTCTATTCTGGTTGCGGTGTATCTTGTAGTGAAAGTATTGTCTTTAAAACTCTTCTCCAAACAAGTGTAAAACAAATTCTCTTCCTTCTCTACATTTTCATCACAAAATTTATACACAGAGtaatcaaaaacaaattctGGTTGCGGTGTATTTTAGTGAAAGTATTGTCTTTAAAACTCTTCTCCAAACAAGTGTAAAACAAATTCTCTTCCTTCTCTACATTTTCATCACAAAATTTATACACAAAgtaatcaaaaataatttatactttttaaTCACATATATGGCATTTTCTTCTCAAAACAATTTCTATttttactatgttttattttattttttttaataaattttaataaaacaatgtttaaatttttttgttaagaacCCTTCATTAAGAAACTCCCAATGGAACACAAAATCTATGAGTTTCTTAATTAAATTTCTTAACTAACTTTTATTATTAAACAAGTCATTAAGGAACCCAAATGGACTTAtagggataatgatgctctaatctaacaatactaaaagttgGATATACTCAACAGTGACCGTCCATGTCACTTAAAAAATCGGCCAATCAGAACTCTCTATTTTGCCACGTGAGATTATCTTTCACTTTAAACAGTTTTAATTGGGTGGCCCGCTAAAGATTTCGGAATGGCCCATTCAACTCTTCACAAGGAAACGTCTTGACTCTTCCACTTCGTCGTCAATCGCATCGTTTCGGTTCTCTAACATTATCACGATCCACAACATTCAGTGATGTTCTTTATTCTTTTATTCATAGTTTTGTTCCATCTTCCTTTGTTTTTCCTTCTATTTAATCCTCTTCGTCGAATCTTACTTGAAACCAAAATCTACTACCTCCATAGTAGAAAATAAAGTCATGGCCATAAAATCTGTTAGATTCGCCGTAAAATCTATCATCTCCGTAAAGTCTCCCGTCTCCGACAGCTCTATTGATCGACCTTCCTACGAAGCATCCAGAAAAACTCCACTGACAAAACTCTACAATGGATCTTAAGATCTGAGCCTCATCTGAGTGTCACCGTAAATGGCTTGAACATGGCAAATCCTTTTGTGGTCGGGTCTACACTGTCATGAAGAGAGCATTTGATAGAGGCAAAACAATCTTGCTGAACTTCTTAGGCTTCTAATCGACCATATTTGGAAACTGGAAGCGAGAAAGAGGTATTGGATTTTCAATCTGTTTAGTGATCGATTGATAATATATGGACTacacatgtattttttttcttatgcctttaaaataaagaattttgaGCATTGATGGTTACTCTGAGCTTGCTTAATCTGCTGTGGGTACTCTGGCTACTTTTAGGGACAGGTGAGTTCTAATCTTGGTGTATGCGTATCTTTTAGCCAATAGAATGATTGATATTCGGCTGGATTGGTTATTGagtcaggaaaaaaaaacacactatACAAATCTATTTTgcataataattatgttttgattGAACTCATTATGGAAATTCCATCTTTCAATGCTGAGCAATCTCAGGTGAGAGACTGACTACGTTGCTTTATGTTAATGCTTTCAGAACCGAACATACGTTTTTCAAGGTCTTCAAATGCCGTGTAATTTTGGGTATTGGCTTCTTTACTCCTGCACTTATAAATGAAATGATTAGTTATGTTTCCATAAAGAGTTCATTGCATCTGGTTCTGGCTTTTATTAGCATCCCGTGACAAATATTAATCCCACGCTGATGTGtttgttttgaattattttgcttttgtttgttgttgtctGATGTTTTCTGTGTTTGTTTTATGTCTATTTCATTTAATACTTAGCAAATTCTTTAATTCCATATGTGGGTTTATTTAGTTGAACAATTCAGTTAGTCCAGGTGCAAATTTCCCTAAATGAGTATTTTCCAGTATCATTCAGAATTTTACTACCACTTAGTTTTTCGCTCAATTATTATATCATGTGTTTGTCCTTCAGTTTTATGGTTTCCATTGTCAGGAAGTTGTATTAAGGTTCCGAATGGTAAAAGCAGATCAAGCggtgcagatcaagcagatcatgcagatcaagcaggacAAGTGGAGATCAAGCGGATCATGCAGGAgaaatgcagatcaagcagaacaaGTTATGTTTCAAAGTTATGAATGGCAAAAGCAGTTCAAAAGTGCAGatcatatatttaaacaataaaaaattacaccaaaaatatcaaaacacataataaaaaatacataaacaaaggtaaaataatttaatgattTGCCCATAACATATCAGCAATGTTGCCTCTAATGTTTGTCATATGATCTCCATCAGCCATATTTGTTGTCTCCATGTCATTTATATCACTTTCAGAATCTTCGTTGCTGGTATTTGTATGTCTCATTTCTTCAacaaaatcttcatcaaaataatttgaaattctGATGAAATTATGCAATCCCATTGTAGCAGTCACCACtcttttttgaattaaaatgtaACACATACATTTTCCAATTGATACAAGTATAGTATTATACTAATAAGCATTGCATGTATATgttatacattatataaatttttttcacAAGCAAGTAACTGCATGTACGTGAGTTGTGTAAGTATGAGTTTTCCATccaattaatttttcttatgcTCGATGCTTgtctcttttaatttttaaatgattattacaaaaaaatattttgacaattCTTATAGTCTACtgtttctttaaaataaatatggtcatatatatatatatatatatatacgtatgtATAATTCTTATAGTCTActgctttaaaaaatatttatattattattgacataatttttatttttttataacaatgaatatttttaaaatattgtatcaaCAGTGTGGCATAATATTAAAGGTGGACATGTttgtagtatttaaaaaaaattatgaaaaataaatagtatGTGATTTCAGTTGATGTAAAACAAGATATGATAAatctaaaacttttattttttaaaaaaataatttttcagtttaaaataatgatatcattgatatttttatgttaatttacctaaaaaatttaaaaccacacattttttaaaaaaaaaataaccatatttttaattttggtaGTTTGTTGAATTTATAAGatttaaatttacaaatttgttttaatttttatagacTACAATAAATTgtctttaaataattaattaaagtaAATTTACCTTTTGGTTCAGAAATGCAAGCCCTCTGGTACGTCTAGTAATAGT
Protein-coding regions in this window:
- the LOC106449906 gene encoding non-functional pseudokinase ZRK15-like encodes the protein MDWCKRKKSGALVKKQRLVRGRERGEILLEELIECCDGKSNPIKFFSADDILKATDNLSECTCVSKLFGHGKWYSGMLDSHRTILVKKLWRGHPDYPRDFYRGARDIAISSMVSGHKNFMKLVGCCLEFRFPVIVYYDAKKQYCRLDLQLMLLSWNKRMKIAEEIATALAYLHTAFSRPLIYRNMYIQNILLGEDGVAKLTDFSNCVLIPQGETFVKLGFRCVGGDYDYMDDNYMINGLVSEKTDVFSFGSLMQKLLTGEERFREFYGRDDWKILEKRKFPNWLSKSIGEGRIDEIVDLKMLEKMGEVSEEERCRMKAFLFLSERCIGLRGEVPKMVQVVKELRNSSSGL